The Euzebya sp. DNA window GCAGCAGGTAGAAGCTGGTGTGGAAGACGAGGGACCCGGCCTCGCGCCAGTGCCCCCGCTCGACCGCCAGCTGCGCCGCCCCACCGGGCGAGGTCAGCCGGCGGGTCCGGTAGGTCCGGAACGTCCGCTGCACCCGGTCGAGCACCTCGTCGTCGGACAGCCCGGCCGGCCGGTCCCAGCGGGCCTGGTGGGACAGCCGGGTCAGGTTCGTCCCGCGCGCGGCGGGGCGGCGGACGTTGCGGGCGAAGGTCCGCCAGCGCGGCACCAGGCAGCCGGTCAGGCTGACGAACAGCAGGACGGTGATCGCCGCGAACCACCACGACCCGAACACGTCGAACAGGCCGAGCGCGTCGAAGACCGCGGCGACCTCCTCGCCGGGTCCCATCGTGCCGTCCCGCCACTCCCGGACCGTCGAGCCGATCACGGGCTCCTGCGGGATGAACGTCGCGATCAGGGTGGCGACCGCCAGCGCGAACAGCAGCACCAGTGCCGTCGACATCCGCCGCAGGCGGCGCCACGCGAGGCCGAGGGTCTCGATCGGCCCGGGGATCAGCGGCACCCGTGGACCGGGGCGACCCGGGCGCGGCGCGGACCCCGGCTCGTCGGCCGAGACCTCGGGAGGGGCGGTGTCGGTCATGACGCCCGGCCCAGTATGACCCGGCGGGCGGTGGCTGCTCCCGCCGTCGCGCACGGAGCCGCTAGATCGGCGGTTCGAAGCCGGTGATCAGCGGGCGCAGGAGCTCGATGAACCGCCCCCACAGGCCGGTGGCGATGGCGATGCCGACGAGGGTGAGGAGCCCCCCTCCGGCGATCTGCAGGGTCGCGGCGTGGCGGCGCAGCAGCGTGAGGACCCGCCCGAGCCGGTTGAACAGCAACCCGAAGGCGAGGAACGGGAGGCCCAGGCCGAGGGCGTAGACGAACGCGAGCGCCGCGCCGCGCACCGACGACCCCCCGCCCTGGCTGACCGACAGGGTCAGGATCGCCGCCAGGGCCGGGCCGATGCAGGGCGTCCAGCCGACGCCGAAGACGAAGCCGAGGGGCAGGGCGCCGAGGACACCCTTGTCGATCGCGTTGTCGGTAATCCGCGCCTCGCGCTTCAGGAAGTCGAAGGGCAGCAGGCCGGTGAACGCCAACCCGAGGAAGGTGACCAGCAGGCCGAGGGCGATCTGCCACGGCCGGCTCTCGAGCGTCCGGGACAGGCTGCCGGCGGTCAGCCCGAGGAGGGTGAAGGGGATCGCGAAGCCGAGGGTGAACAGCAGGCCGCCGCTGAGGACGCGGGCGCGCGCGCCGGCGCCAGCACCGCCCTCGCGCAGGTCGGCACCTGACAGCCCGGTCATGTACGCGAGGTAGCCGGGCACGAGCGGGACGACGCAGGGGCTCGCGAAGGATACCAGGCCGGCGACGAAGGCGACGCCGAGCGCGACGATCAGGTTCGCGTTGACGATCGCGTCCTGGGCGCTCGCGCCCAACTCGCTGATCGCCTGTGCCAGGACGGGGTCCACGGTGCTCCTCGGATCGGCTACGCGTCGGCGATCAGCTCGGCCAGGTAGGGCTCGAGCTGGGGGCGGGAGACCGCACCGAGCAGGCGGACCGCGATCCCGCCGTCCGCGTCGACGAGGATCGTCGAGGGCAGCGCCTCGGGCGCGATGCCGCCGAACTGCGCGGCGATCGCCGCGCCCGGGTCGAAGAACGACGGGTAGTCGACGCCCTGGTCGCGCTCGAAGGACCGGGCGTTGGTGCGGCTGTCCTGGGTGTTGACCCCGATGACGGACACCTGGCCGTCGTAGGCGTCGGCGACGTCGACCAGCTCGGGCACCTCAGCCGCGCAGGGCCCGCACCACGACGCCCAGAAGTTGACCAGGACCGGGGTGCCGGTCAGGTCGGCCAGGCACAGCTCGTCGCCCTCGAGCGTCTCACCGCAGACGTCGGGAGCGGGCTGGCGCTCCGCGACGTCGACCAGCGGCACGGTCTCGATGTTGATCGCCCCGCCGCCGGGGCTGTTCTCGGCCACGCCGAGCGTGCAACCAGCCAGCAGGGCGAGGGCGGCGGCGGCGAGGAGGAGGCGGTGGTGGGTGGACGCGCGGGTCACACGCCCACGGTAGCCCGCTCCTCGGTCGCGACGTCCTCGGCGGCGGCCTCGGCGGCCTCCCGCCGCTCCCGCTGCTCGTCGCGGGCCAGGAGCAGGGTGTGCAGGACGAACAGGACGAACATGATCCCGGTCATCAGGAGGGATGGGAAGTACGGCGCGCCGGCGTCGTAGAAGCCGAACAGCGTGTACTCGGTGCGGGCGACCGCACCGGGGGCGTCGGACTCCCCGGCCGGGACCGGGTCGCCGACCTCGAGGCCGGCGCAGTTCGGCGGCAGCACCTGCTCGGGTGCCTCCTCGTCCTCGGGGGCCTCGGGGTCGTCGATCAGCTCGCAGGTGTTGACGAGCGTGATGCCGATCATGGGGCGGCCGTTGCTCGCCTCGGCGTAGAGGGTCTCGCCCTCCTGCACCTCGGTGCCGGTCAGGACGTTCGTGTAGGCCTCGTCGACGTCGGCCAGCCCGGCGAAGAACGAGGAGATGTTCTCCGCGCCGGTCTGGGCGGTGTCGGTGAAGCCCTCGGGCACCGGCCCCCAATCGCCGTCGGGGAAGTCCGCGACCGCGGCGTAGGGCGTCCCCTCCTCGGTCGCCAGGGCGGAGTCGGGGGCGAACGCCACCCACACCGGCTGGTACTCGTCGAGCTCCTGGCCGGGCAGGTTCTGCGGGCCGGTGTTCGGCGGGGTGCCGGGGGCGCCGAAGGTCCAGAACAGGCTCAGGAGGAACCCGAACCCCCACAGGCACGAGGACATGACCAGGTATCCGCGGCGGGTGCCGAGGTTGGACCGGAGCAGCATGTAGACGGTGCCGACGAAGATGACGATCCCCAGCGGGACGGCCAGCTGGGACCACGGGTTCGACGTCGGGATGCCACCCTCGGTGGCGAGGATCAGCGCAGCGGTGCTCACGTCCTAGACCTCCGTGGTGTCATCGGTCGGGTCAGCGGTCGGCTCGTCGTCCGGCGCCTCGCCGCCGTCGGCCTCGCTGCCGCCGGTGGGCTCGGCCGGCTCGCCGACGTTGGGGGTCTGGTACTGCCCGGCGTCCTCGGGGAGGGAGTCGGGCTGGGCGGCGTTCAGGTACTCGACGATCCGGTTGAGCGACTCGTCGTCGTAGCGGGTGTCGGGGTACATGTACCCCTCCTGCCACGGCGGCATCGACATCCCGCCGCCGGTGATCGAGATGCCGTTCTGCAGGATGCCGAGGATCGTCTCGTCGCTGTGGCGCTCGGTGACCCCGATCAGGGACGGGCCGACGATCCCCTCGAGCTGCGCGCCGTGGCAGCGGGCGCAGTTCTGCAGGTAGAGCTCCTCGCCGGAGGCCTGCTGCCCCTCGGCGTTCACCGCAGCGGTCGCCTCGGCGGCCTCACCGGTCTGGTTCGCGAGGATCCAGTCGGTGATCGCGTCGATCTGGAAGTCGGTCATCGGCCCGCCGTACGCAGCGCCCCAGGTCGGCATGGGCGTGCCGGGCCGGCCCCGGTGCAGGGTCTCCTCGATGTACTCCCGGATGTCGACCACGATGCGGCTCTCGGCGTAGCGCGCGGAGATGTTCAACAGGTTGGGCGCCGGCCAGGAGTCCGAGCCGTAGGGGGACACCGCCGCACCGCCGCTGCCGTCGGCCCCGTGGCACTCCGCGCAGTTCGCGACGTACAGCTCCTCGCCTGTGGTGAAGCTGCGGCTGAACAGCCCCTCCTGCTTGTCCTGGGCCCGGGTGGGCTCCCGCAGCCAGTAGACCGGCAGGAACACCGCGAAGAAGAGGACCAGTACGAGACCCCAGGCCAGCATCCGCTCGAGGTGGTTGCCCTCGAGCTCCTCGTCGGCGGGCGCGGGGCGCATGGCCGGGGGGATCGAGCTCGACAGCTTCCGCCTGGCGTTGCTGCTCGCCAACAGCAGGACGAGGGTGATCGCGGCGCCGACCGCCAGGATCACGATCGCGATGGTGATGGTGCTCACGGTGTGGGTTGACCTTCGTGTCGGGGTGGCTCAGCCGGGTCGGGTGGCGCAGCCATGTCGGGTGGCCGTGTCGGGGTGGCCCAGCGGGCCCTAGTTGCAGTTGGGCCCGGCGGCGGGCTCGCCCAGGACGCCGGCGGTGCGGGCGGGACCGGTGATGACCGTCGCGGTGTCGACGAACACGTTGCCGTTCTCGAGCGTGACCGGGAAGCGGTCCAGGCCGCGGGGTGCGGGGCCGAACTCGTACTCGCCCCAGCGGTTGTACCGCGAGCCGTGGCACGGGCACTCGAACCACCGGGAGCTGTCGCACCACGGCACCCGGCACCCCAGGTGGACGCACTTCTGGTAGATCGCCATCACCGACGCGTCGCCCGTGATGTCCGCGTACTGCCCGTCGGGGTCCTTCGCGGCGTCGTAGCGGACCATGTAGAGGCGCCCGGACGGGAACTCGAAGCGTCCGCCGCCGTCGTCGATGCTGGCGAGGACGTCGGCCTCGGGGCCGAGGTCGATGGCCGCGCCGAACGCGCCGGCGCCGAGGCGCGGCCACAGGAAGCCGATGCTGGCGGCGCCGAACGCGCCGAGGACGCCGCCGGTGCCGAGGAAGATCCCGGTGCGCA harbors:
- a CDS encoding TlpA family protein disulfide reductase, which gives rise to MTRASTHHRLLLAAAALALLAGCTLGVAENSPGGGAINIETVPLVDVAERQPAPDVCGETLEGDELCLADLTGTPVLVNFWASWCGPCAAEVPELVDVADAYDGQVSVIGVNTQDSRTNARSFERDQGVDYPSFFDPGAAIAAQFGGIAPEALPSTILVDADGGIAVRLLGAVSRPQLEPYLAELIADA
- a CDS encoding cytochrome c gives rise to the protein MSTITIAIVILAVGAAITLVLLLASSNARRKLSSSIPPAMRPAPADEELEGNHLERMLAWGLVLVLFFAVFLPVYWLREPTRAQDKQEGLFSRSFTTGEELYVANCAECHGADGSGGAAVSPYGSDSWPAPNLLNISARYAESRIVVDIREYIEETLHRGRPGTPMPTWGAAYGGPMTDFQIDAITDWILANQTGEAAEATAAVNAEGQQASGEELYLQNCARCHGAQLEGIVGPSLIGVTERHSDETILGILQNGISITGGGMSMPPWQEGYMYPDTRYDDESLNRIVEYLNAAQPDSLPEDAGQYQTPNVGEPAEPTGGSEADGGEAPDDEPTADPTDDTTEV
- a CDS encoding ubiquinol-cytochrome c reductase iron-sulfur subunit; translation: MSPLIVLLATTAGLLAVAAWWFRPILESVAADLQAMPPRRRAVTPGLADPDCGIGATLMAAAAQGTATAAKPAGGTAGGSAPAPKRPKRKKPTGPDRRSFLRTGIFLGTGGVLGAFGAASIGFLWPRLGAGAFGAAIDLGPEADVLASIDDGGGRFEFPSGRLYMVRYDAAKDPDGQYADITGDASVMAIYQKCVHLGCRVPWCDSSRWFECPCHGSRYNRWGEYEFGPAPRGLDRFPVTLENGNVFVDTATVITGPARTAGVLGEPAAGPNCN
- a CDS encoding cytochrome c biogenesis CcdA family protein, whose translation is MDPVLAQAISELGASAQDAIVNANLIVALGVAFVAGLVSFASPCVVPLVPGYLAYMTGLSGADLREGGAGAGARARVLSGGLLFTLGFAIPFTLLGLTAGSLSRTLESRPWQIALGLLVTFLGLAFTGLLPFDFLKREARITDNAIDKGVLGALPLGFVFGVGWTPCIGPALAAILTLSVSQGGGSSVRGAALAFVYALGLGLPFLAFGLLFNRLGRVLTLLRRHAATLQIAGGGLLTLVGIAIATGLWGRFIELLRPLITGFEPPI